The Streptomyces avermitilis MA-4680 = NBRC 14893 genome contains a region encoding:
- a CDS encoding undecaprenyl-diphosphate phosphatase, translating to MSWFESLILGLVQGLTEFLPVSSSAHLRLTAAFAGWEDPGAAFTAITQIGTEAAVLIYFRKDIARIISAWFRSLVNKEMRHDHDAQMGWLVIVGSIPIGVLGVTLKDQIEGPFRDLRITATMLIVMGVILGIADRLAARDETGGKHRAAKERKKLQDLNIRDGLVFGACQAMALIPGVSRSGATISGGLLIGYTRESAARYSFLLAIPAVLASGVFELKDAAASGHVAWGPTVFATVIAFVSGYAVIAWFMKFISNKSFMPFVWYRIALGIAIIALVATGALSPHAAESAG from the coding sequence ATGTCTTGGTTTGAATCCCTCATCCTCGGACTCGTCCAGGGGCTGACCGAGTTCCTTCCCGTCTCCTCCAGCGCGCATCTGCGGCTGACGGCGGCCTTCGCCGGCTGGGAGGACCCGGGAGCGGCTTTCACCGCGATCACCCAGATCGGCACGGAAGCCGCGGTGCTGATCTACTTCCGCAAGGACATCGCGCGCATCATCTCGGCGTGGTTCCGCTCCCTGGTGAACAAGGAGATGCGGCACGACCACGACGCGCAGATGGGCTGGCTGGTGATCGTCGGCTCGATCCCGATCGGCGTGCTCGGCGTGACGCTCAAGGACCAGATCGAGGGCCCGTTCCGCGATCTGCGGATCACCGCGACCATGCTGATCGTCATGGGCGTGATCCTGGGCATAGCCGACCGGCTCGCGGCGCGTGACGAGACGGGCGGCAAGCACCGCGCGGCGAAGGAGCGCAAGAAGCTCCAGGACCTGAACATCAGGGACGGTCTGGTCTTCGGCGCCTGCCAGGCGATGGCCCTGATCCCGGGCGTCTCCCGCTCGGGCGCCACGATCAGCGGCGGTCTGCTCATCGGCTACACCCGTGAGTCCGCGGCCCGTTACTCGTTCCTCCTCGCCATCCCCGCCGTCCTCGCCTCCGGCGTGTTCGAGCTCAAGGACGCGGCCGCGAGCGGACATGTCGCGTGGGGACCGACGGTCTTCGCCACGGTCATCGCGTTCGTGTCCGGTTACGCCGTCATCGCGTGGTTCATGAAGTTCATCTCCAACAAGAGCTTCATGCCGTTCGTCTGGTATCGCATCGCGCTCGGCATCGCCATCATCGCGCTGGTCGCGACGGGTGCGCTCAGCCCGCACGCGGCGGAGTCGGCGGGCTGA
- a CDS encoding PmoA family protein: MSEATGLRIVHAHGDRITITERSTGVDLLSYVYAPEAAWEAPKPYLHPLRTLAGDVVTDYRPNDHRWHKGLQMTASHLSGQNLWGGNTYVHGKGYLALPERVGSMAHVGFDAVDADGARAVIAERLTWHPYSGELWAEEERRVEVHDVDPESGSWALTWTSAVTNRRDEPLLFGSPTTAGRELAGYTGLFWRGPRAFRDGRIIGPDSEGHELMGRQAPWLAYSGEHDGADGHATLVFAHAPENDHDGSQGAHPAHWFVRNEPFAAVAPSWAFHDELELGPGDTLTRRYRVVVADGAWEREEVAKYLQEHPW, from the coding sequence ATGAGCGAGGCCACCGGTCTGCGCATCGTGCACGCCCACGGTGACCGCATCACGATCACCGAACGGTCCACCGGCGTCGATCTGCTGAGCTATGTCTACGCTCCCGAGGCGGCCTGGGAGGCTCCGAAGCCGTATCTGCATCCCCTCCGGACGCTCGCCGGTGACGTCGTCACCGACTACCGGCCCAACGACCACCGCTGGCACAAGGGCCTCCAGATGACGGCCTCGCATCTGTCCGGGCAGAACCTGTGGGGCGGCAACACATACGTTCATGGAAAGGGGTATCTCGCGCTCCCGGAGCGGGTCGGGTCGATGGCGCACGTCGGCTTTGACGCGGTCGACGCCGACGGTGCCCGTGCCGTGATCGCCGAGCGGCTCACCTGGCACCCGTACAGCGGCGAGCTGTGGGCCGAGGAGGAGCGTCGTGTGGAGGTGCACGACGTCGACCCCGAGTCCGGTTCGTGGGCGCTGACCTGGACCAGCGCCGTCACCAACCGGCGGGACGAACCGCTGCTCTTCGGCAGCCCGACCACCGCCGGGCGTGAACTGGCGGGATACACGGGCCTCTTCTGGCGCGGCCCGCGAGCCTTCCGGGACGGCCGGATCATCGGACCCGACTCCGAAGGGCACGAGCTGATGGGGCGGCAGGCGCCCTGGCTCGCGTACTCGGGCGAACACGATGGCGCCGACGGACACGCCACGCTCGTGTTCGCGCATGCCCCCGAGAACGACCATGACGGCTCCCAAGGAGCGCACCCCGCCCACTGGTTCGTGCGCAACGAGCCCTTCGCGGCTGTCGCTCCCTCGTGGGCGTTCCACGACGAGCTGGAGCTGGGGCCCGGCGATACGCTCACCCGTCGCTACCGGGTCGTCGTGGCCGACGGCGCCTGGGAGCGCGAGGAGGTCGCCAAGTACCTTCAGGAGCACCCGTGGTGA
- a CDS encoding Gfo/Idh/MocA family protein, whose translation MPTARTASTSTANTASASTARTAPTSTAHDTSTSTAHDTSTPTARDATSPEPSSPPDSRPNPTPYPNRPAAPLAGRRIRAALIGTGAIGGGSHLPALATLAEEGETEIVAAVDINADAITAFCAEHGIPHAYTDLDRMLQEQRPDLVSICTPPTLHREQTLAALRAGAWVWCEKPPVPTLADFDAIESQEGTDGGPYAAIVFQHRFGSGARHVRRLLAEQALGRPLVAHCQTTWYRNTAYYAVPWRGRWQTEGGGPAMGHGIHQMDLLLDLLGPWSEVRAMAGRLVHDVETEDVSTALVRFENGAMATVVNSVLSPDEVSRIRIDCERATVELTHLYGHSNANWRITPAPDVPEEEAAAWRDFGADVPSSHLAQLRELVASMRAQARPRSSGADGRTSLELITALYKSAFTDTTVRAGAIGPGDPYYTALHGGAPGWAPVGFTGSQSADSQSAGSRPAGTGSTVNDSASSKEVPA comes from the coding sequence ATGCCCACAGCCCGCACCGCGTCCACGTCCACAGCCAACACCGCGTCCGCGTCCACAGCCCGCACCGCGCCCACGTCCACGGCTCACGACACGTCCACGTCCACGGCTCACGACACGTCCACGCCCACAGCACGCGACGCAACCAGCCCGGAACCCTCCTCGCCCCCGGACTCGAGGCCGAACCCCACCCCGTACCCGAACCGCCCGGCGGCCCCGCTCGCCGGCCGCCGGATCAGGGCCGCCCTCATCGGCACGGGTGCCATCGGGGGCGGCAGCCATCTGCCCGCGCTCGCCACGCTCGCCGAGGAGGGCGAGACGGAGATCGTCGCCGCGGTCGACATCAACGCCGACGCGATCACCGCGTTCTGCGCGGAGCACGGCATCCCGCACGCGTACACCGACCTCGACCGGATGCTCCAGGAGCAGCGGCCCGACCTGGTCTCCATCTGCACCCCGCCCACCCTGCACCGCGAACAGACCCTCGCCGCGCTGCGGGCCGGTGCCTGGGTGTGGTGCGAGAAGCCGCCCGTCCCGACGCTGGCGGACTTCGACGCCATCGAGTCGCAGGAGGGCACGGACGGCGGTCCGTACGCCGCGATCGTGTTCCAGCACCGCTTCGGCTCGGGCGCCCGGCACGTCCGGCGGCTGCTCGCCGAACAGGCCCTGGGGCGGCCGCTCGTGGCGCACTGCCAGACCACCTGGTACCGCAACACCGCCTACTACGCCGTGCCGTGGCGCGGACGCTGGCAGACCGAGGGCGGCGGCCCCGCGATGGGGCACGGCATCCACCAGATGGATCTCCTCCTCGATCTGCTCGGGCCGTGGAGCGAAGTGCGGGCGATGGCCGGACGCCTGGTCCACGACGTGGAGACGGAGGACGTCTCGACCGCCCTCGTACGCTTCGAGAACGGCGCGATGGCCACCGTGGTCAACAGCGTTCTGAGTCCGGACGAGGTCAGCCGGATCCGCATCGACTGCGAGCGCGCCACCGTCGAGCTGACCCACCTCTACGGCCACAGCAACGCCAACTGGCGCATCACGCCCGCTCCCGACGTGCCGGAGGAGGAGGCCGCGGCCTGGCGTGACTTCGGCGCGGACGTGCCGAGCTCACACCTGGCGCAACTGCGGGAACTGGTCGCGAGCATGCGGGCCCAGGCGCGTCCGCGCAGCAGCGGCGCGGACGGGCGGACCAGCCTCGAGCTGATCACCGCCCTGTACAAGTCGGCGTTCACCGATACGACCGTGCGGGCCGGGGCGATCGGCCCGGGAGACCCCTATTACACGGCTCTGCACGGGGGCGCGCCGGGCTGGGCGCCCGTCGGGTTCACCGGCAGCCAGTCTGCCGACAGCCAGTCCGCCGGAAGCCGGCCCGCTGGAACCGGATCCACCGTGAACGACTCCGCATCGAGCAAGGAGGTGCCGGCATGA